The genomic region AAAACACGCCCGGTTATAATAAAGGGACGGAACTCCGGGATTGCAGCGTATACCCTCACTTATTACCAGAATAGCCCTGTCCAGCTTTTTTTCCTCCTTGTACAAAAGGGACAGGTTTAAAAAACTGTAAGGGTATTTTTTATACCTTTTGATGGATTCCAAGTAACATTCCTGGGCTTTTTTGTCATAGCCCATTTTGGCATAAACAACGCCCAGGTTAAACAATATCCTGTGATGTTCGGGGATTATTTCAAGGGCTTTACGGAAATAATTCAGCGCTTCAACGTTCATATTCAGTTCTTCGCATATTGAGCCGGCATTGTTATGAGCCCAGAAGTTTTCCGGATCCAGCGCAATAACTTTTTTATAGCACTCCAGGGCATTGGCTTTATCCCCTTTTTCATACAGGGCATTGGCCATGAAAAAACACGCCGGTATATAATCAGCTTTAACATTTATGGACTTTTTATACCAGGTAATTGCATCCTCGTACCTCTTCTTATTGTCGTAAAGTATTGCAATTCCGTAATAAGCTCTTGGATCCTGAGGAT from Thermoclostridium stercorarium subsp. stercorarium DSM 8532 harbors:
- a CDS encoding tetratricopeptide repeat protein; protein product: MAKRGVKKKTRKLKAAMKRVRLYIGLCIYGLVNYITGWKFPWISINLALVYDRMGRIYRAARIYHKVIKLHPQDPRAYYGIAILYDNKKRYEDAITWYKKSINVKADYIPACFFMANALYEKGDKANALECYKKVIALDPENFWAHNNAGSICEELNMNVEALNYFRKALEIIPEHHRILFNLGVVYAKMGYDKKAQECYLESIKRYKKYPYSFLNLSLLYKEEKKLDRAILVISEGIRCNPGVPSLYYNRACFLAMAGNIEEAFLDVVRAARLNPEFLSYAEKDKDLESVRKHPGYQALKKYLQDREKRNE